One Salvia splendens isolate huo1 chromosome 12, SspV2, whole genome shotgun sequence genomic window carries:
- the LOC121758432 gene encoding leucine-rich repeat receptor protein kinase HPCA1-like isoform X1 — MFGPIHLSCLLAFLPLLGVVALTNTNDFVALKALMSNWDNHPPNWDGADPCGSGWDGITCTNDRVQSITLASLNLSGQLASDIEKLSELQILDLSYNKDITGELPSSIGNLNNLTSLIVVGCGFSGQIPPSIGSLQKLVYLSLNLNNFIGEIPASIGNIPNLFWLDLADNKLTGSIPVSKGSTPGLDMLVTTKHFHFGGNLLSGEIPPQLFTSKLTLKHLLLENNQFTGGIPTMLGLVRSLEVIRLDRNLLSGAVPGNLNNLSSVQTLHLENNKLTGPLPNLTSMDSLNYVDLSNNSFEATDVPPWFSSLQYLTSLIMENTHIRGELPHSLFSLSQLQTVVLRKNQISGTLNIGSNRNNQLKLIDLQNNFIDAFPASDDYSTVEIILVGNPICEEGITEVYCTISNDRSNDTYTSPQQNCTPLQCSKYQILSPTCQCAYPYSGTLTFRAPSFSNYGNKSVYESLEQALMNSFKSHNQPVDSVSLSSPVKDSVGYLQLHLEIFPYSQIYFNWTGIERIGFMLSNQTFKPPHEFGPFVFHGNAYQYFAGYIAASRKSSISMGVIIGAALGAFILLLLLVVAGVYAFRQKKIAKSASKRSDPFGSWDPKTDSGGVPQLKGGTNFTFEEIKKFTNNFSTSNEIGSGGYGKVYRGTLVNGQLVAIKRAQQGSTQGSLEFKTEIELLSRVHHKNVVGLVGFCFDKGEQMLVYEYITNGTLKDSLTGKTGIRLDWSRRLKIALGAGRGVHYLHEEANPPIIHRDIKSNNILLDDRLSAKVADFGLSKCKPMSEQDKSHLTTNVKGTMGYLDPEYYMTQQLTEKSDVYSFGVMMLELLTSKAPIVKGKYVVREVKEALDKSKNLYNLEAMLDPIVASNMAPGSVERFVEMALRCVEESGSSRPNMSEVVKEIEKIMGLAGLNPSNESASTSDNYEGTSKGSKDPYAIESLLSYSGSESK, encoded by the exons ATGTTTGGGCCAATTCATCTCTCTTGTCTCCTTGCTTTCCTTCCACTTCTTGGTGTAGTAGCTTTGACGAATACAAACGATT TTGTTGCTCTGAAGGCCTTGATGTCTAACTGGGATAACCACCCACCTAATTGGGATGGCGCCGATCCATGCGGGAGTGGTTGGGACGGGATCACCTGCACAAATGATCGAGTTCAATCCAT AACTTTAGCAAGCTTAAATCTAAGTGGTCAGCTAGCATCAGACATTGAAAAACTATCTGAGTTGCAGATTTT GGATCTTTCCTATAACAAAGACATCACAGGAGAGCTTCCTTCATCAATAGGAAATTTGAATAACTTGACCAGCTT GATCGTCGTAGGTTGTGGATTTAGCGGTCAGATACCACCCTCAATCGGATCCCTACAAAAGCTGGTTTACTT GTCTCTCAACTTGAACAACTTCATTGGTGAAATACCAGCTTCCATTGGTAATATACCGAATCTTTTTTGGCTTGATTTAGCTGATAACAAGCTCACCGGGAGCATCCCCGTCTCCAAGGGAAGCACGCCAGGTCTTGATATGCTTGTCACTACTAAGCATTT CCATTTTGGAGGGAATCTATTGTCTGGTGAAATACCACCTCAGCTATTTACCTCAAAGTTAACTCTTAAGCATTT ACTTCTCGAAAACAACCAGTTTACTGGTGGAATTCCTACCATGTTGGGGCTAGTACGAAGTTTGGAGGTTAT ACGGCTTGATAGGAACTTGTTGAGTGGAGCTGTTCCGGGAAACCTCAACAACCTCAGTAGTGTCCAAACATT GCACTTGGAAAACAACAAGCTGACAGGACCTCTTCCCAACCTCACTTCCATGGATTCCCTCAACTACGT GGACTTGAGCAATAACTCTTTCGAAGCAACAGATGTTCCACCGTGGTTCTCATCTCTGCAGTACTTGACTTCACT GATAATGGAGAATACACACATTAGAGGGGAACTCCCTCATTCTTTGTTTAGCCTTTCTCAGCTGCAAACTGT CGTATTAAGGAAAAATCAAATAAGCGGCACGTTGAATATTGGCTCCAACCGCAACAACCAGCTGAAGCTGATCGATCTGCAGAACAACTTCATTGATGCATTCCCTGCAAGTGATGATTATAGTACTGTTGAAATTAT ACTTGTTGGAAATCCGATATGTGAAGAAGGGATCACAGAGGTCTACTGCACCATCTCTAACGACCGGTCTAATGACACATACACATCGCCACAGCAAAACTGCACACCTCTTCAATGCAGCAAGTATCAGATTCTGAGCCCAACCTGCCAATGTGCATATCCTTACTCGGGCACCTTGACCTTCCGGGCGCCCTCCTTCTCCAACTACGGGAACAAGAGTGTCTATGAATCACTTGAGCAAGCACTGATGAACTCATTCAAGTCTCACAACCAACCAGTGGACTCAGTTTCACTGTCTAGTCCAGTGAAGGATTCCGTTGGCTATCTTCAGTTGCATCTTGAGATCTTCCCCTACAGTCAGATTTACTTCAACTGGACAGGGATTGAAAGAATAGGCTTCATGCTAAGTAATCAAACTTTCAAGCCCCCGCATGAGTTTGGACCCTTTGTTTTCCACGGAAACGCATACCAATACTTTGCAG GATACATTGCAGCTTCGCGTAAATCAAGTATAAGCATGGGTGTCATTATTGGAGCCGCACTTGGTGCATTCATTCTACTTCTGTTGCTGGTGGTGGCCGGAGTCTATGCATTCCGTCAGAAGAAAATAGCCAAATCAGCTTCCAAAAGGAGTGATCCATTTG GATCATGGGACCCCAAAACAGACAGTGGCGGAGTCCCACAGCTGAAAGGAGGCACAAACTTCACGTTCGAGGAAATCAAGAAATTCACCAACAACTTCTCTACAAGCAATGAGATTGGAAGTGGTGGCTATGGAAAG GTGTATAGAGGAACACTTGTGAATGGACAGCTAGTTGCAATAAAAAGAGCTCAGCAAGGGTCAACACAGGGGTCATTGGAGTTCAAGACTGAGATTGAGCTTCTCTCAAGGGTTCATCACAAAAACGTTGTTGGTTTGGTCGGTTTTTGCTTCGACAAGGGAGAACAGATGTTGGTCTACGAATACATCACCAACGGAACGTTGAAGGATAGTCTCACAG GGAAAACGGGGATCAGGTTGGATTGGAGTAGAAGGCTGAAAATAGCACTCGGGGCAGGGAGAGGTGTGCACTATTTGCACGAGGAAGCAAACCCTCCCATCATACATAGAGATATCAAATCAAACAACATCTTATTGGATGATCGTTTGAGTGCCAAAGTAGCAGATTTTGGTCTCTCTAAGTGTAAGCCAATGTCTGAACAGGACAAGAGTCATCTCACCACTAATGTCAAAGGCACAATG GGTTACTTGGACCCTGAGTACTACATGACGCAGCAGCTGACTGAGAAGAGTGACGTCTACAGCTTTGGAGTGATGATGCTGGAGCTTCTGACGTCCAAGGCCCCCATCGTGAAAGGGAAATACGTCGTGAGGGAGGTCAAGGAGGCGCTGGACAAGAGCAAGAACTTGTACAACCTGGAGGCCATGTTGGACCCCATAGTGGCGTCCAACATGGCGCCCGGGAGCGTGGAGAGGTTCGTTGAGATGGCGCTGAGGTGTGTCGAGGAGTCGGGTAGTAGTAGGCCGAACATGAGTGAGGTGGTGAAAGAGATAGAGAAGATCATGGGTCTTGCAGGGCTGAATCCAAGTAATGAATCTGCATCAACATCAGACAACTATGAAGGAACTAGTAAAGGATCCAAGGATCCTTATGCTATTGAGAGCCTGCTTTCATACAGTGGGTCAGAATCCAAATAG
- the LOC121758432 gene encoding leucine-rich repeat receptor protein kinase HPCA1-like isoform X2 → MLILFCFRTLASLNLSGQLASDIEKLSELQILDLSYNKDITGELPSSIGNLNNLTSLIVVGCGFSGQIPPSIGSLQKLVYLSLNLNNFIGEIPASIGNIPNLFWLDLADNKLTGSIPVSKGSTPGLDMLVTTKHFHFGGNLLSGEIPPQLFTSKLTLKHLLLENNQFTGGIPTMLGLVRSLEVIRLDRNLLSGAVPGNLNNLSSVQTLHLENNKLTGPLPNLTSMDSLNYVDLSNNSFEATDVPPWFSSLQYLTSLIMENTHIRGELPHSLFSLSQLQTVVLRKNQISGTLNIGSNRNNQLKLIDLQNNFIDAFPASDDYSTVEIILVGNPICEEGITEVYCTISNDRSNDTYTSPQQNCTPLQCSKYQILSPTCQCAYPYSGTLTFRAPSFSNYGNKSVYESLEQALMNSFKSHNQPVDSVSLSSPVKDSVGYLQLHLEIFPYSQIYFNWTGIERIGFMLSNQTFKPPHEFGPFVFHGNAYQYFAGYIAASRKSSISMGVIIGAALGAFILLLLLVVAGVYAFRQKKIAKSASKRSDPFGSWDPKTDSGGVPQLKGGTNFTFEEIKKFTNNFSTSNEIGSGGYGKVYRGTLVNGQLVAIKRAQQGSTQGSLEFKTEIELLSRVHHKNVVGLVGFCFDKGEQMLVYEYITNGTLKDSLTGKTGIRLDWSRRLKIALGAGRGVHYLHEEANPPIIHRDIKSNNILLDDRLSAKVADFGLSKCKPMSEQDKSHLTTNVKGTMGYLDPEYYMTQQLTEKSDVYSFGVMMLELLTSKAPIVKGKYVVREVKEALDKSKNLYNLEAMLDPIVASNMAPGSVERFVEMALRCVEESGSSRPNMSEVVKEIEKIMGLAGLNPSNESASTSDNYEGTSKGSKDPYAIESLLSYSGSESK, encoded by the exons ATGCTCATACTATTCTGTTTCAGAACTTTAGCAAGCTTAAATCTAAGTGGTCAGCTAGCATCAGACATTGAAAAACTATCTGAGTTGCAGATTTT GGATCTTTCCTATAACAAAGACATCACAGGAGAGCTTCCTTCATCAATAGGAAATTTGAATAACTTGACCAGCTT GATCGTCGTAGGTTGTGGATTTAGCGGTCAGATACCACCCTCAATCGGATCCCTACAAAAGCTGGTTTACTT GTCTCTCAACTTGAACAACTTCATTGGTGAAATACCAGCTTCCATTGGTAATATACCGAATCTTTTTTGGCTTGATTTAGCTGATAACAAGCTCACCGGGAGCATCCCCGTCTCCAAGGGAAGCACGCCAGGTCTTGATATGCTTGTCACTACTAAGCATTT CCATTTTGGAGGGAATCTATTGTCTGGTGAAATACCACCTCAGCTATTTACCTCAAAGTTAACTCTTAAGCATTT ACTTCTCGAAAACAACCAGTTTACTGGTGGAATTCCTACCATGTTGGGGCTAGTACGAAGTTTGGAGGTTAT ACGGCTTGATAGGAACTTGTTGAGTGGAGCTGTTCCGGGAAACCTCAACAACCTCAGTAGTGTCCAAACATT GCACTTGGAAAACAACAAGCTGACAGGACCTCTTCCCAACCTCACTTCCATGGATTCCCTCAACTACGT GGACTTGAGCAATAACTCTTTCGAAGCAACAGATGTTCCACCGTGGTTCTCATCTCTGCAGTACTTGACTTCACT GATAATGGAGAATACACACATTAGAGGGGAACTCCCTCATTCTTTGTTTAGCCTTTCTCAGCTGCAAACTGT CGTATTAAGGAAAAATCAAATAAGCGGCACGTTGAATATTGGCTCCAACCGCAACAACCAGCTGAAGCTGATCGATCTGCAGAACAACTTCATTGATGCATTCCCTGCAAGTGATGATTATAGTACTGTTGAAATTAT ACTTGTTGGAAATCCGATATGTGAAGAAGGGATCACAGAGGTCTACTGCACCATCTCTAACGACCGGTCTAATGACACATACACATCGCCACAGCAAAACTGCACACCTCTTCAATGCAGCAAGTATCAGATTCTGAGCCCAACCTGCCAATGTGCATATCCTTACTCGGGCACCTTGACCTTCCGGGCGCCCTCCTTCTCCAACTACGGGAACAAGAGTGTCTATGAATCACTTGAGCAAGCACTGATGAACTCATTCAAGTCTCACAACCAACCAGTGGACTCAGTTTCACTGTCTAGTCCAGTGAAGGATTCCGTTGGCTATCTTCAGTTGCATCTTGAGATCTTCCCCTACAGTCAGATTTACTTCAACTGGACAGGGATTGAAAGAATAGGCTTCATGCTAAGTAATCAAACTTTCAAGCCCCCGCATGAGTTTGGACCCTTTGTTTTCCACGGAAACGCATACCAATACTTTGCAG GATACATTGCAGCTTCGCGTAAATCAAGTATAAGCATGGGTGTCATTATTGGAGCCGCACTTGGTGCATTCATTCTACTTCTGTTGCTGGTGGTGGCCGGAGTCTATGCATTCCGTCAGAAGAAAATAGCCAAATCAGCTTCCAAAAGGAGTGATCCATTTG GATCATGGGACCCCAAAACAGACAGTGGCGGAGTCCCACAGCTGAAAGGAGGCACAAACTTCACGTTCGAGGAAATCAAGAAATTCACCAACAACTTCTCTACAAGCAATGAGATTGGAAGTGGTGGCTATGGAAAG GTGTATAGAGGAACACTTGTGAATGGACAGCTAGTTGCAATAAAAAGAGCTCAGCAAGGGTCAACACAGGGGTCATTGGAGTTCAAGACTGAGATTGAGCTTCTCTCAAGGGTTCATCACAAAAACGTTGTTGGTTTGGTCGGTTTTTGCTTCGACAAGGGAGAACAGATGTTGGTCTACGAATACATCACCAACGGAACGTTGAAGGATAGTCTCACAG GGAAAACGGGGATCAGGTTGGATTGGAGTAGAAGGCTGAAAATAGCACTCGGGGCAGGGAGAGGTGTGCACTATTTGCACGAGGAAGCAAACCCTCCCATCATACATAGAGATATCAAATCAAACAACATCTTATTGGATGATCGTTTGAGTGCCAAAGTAGCAGATTTTGGTCTCTCTAAGTGTAAGCCAATGTCTGAACAGGACAAGAGTCATCTCACCACTAATGTCAAAGGCACAATG GGTTACTTGGACCCTGAGTACTACATGACGCAGCAGCTGACTGAGAAGAGTGACGTCTACAGCTTTGGAGTGATGATGCTGGAGCTTCTGACGTCCAAGGCCCCCATCGTGAAAGGGAAATACGTCGTGAGGGAGGTCAAGGAGGCGCTGGACAAGAGCAAGAACTTGTACAACCTGGAGGCCATGTTGGACCCCATAGTGGCGTCCAACATGGCGCCCGGGAGCGTGGAGAGGTTCGTTGAGATGGCGCTGAGGTGTGTCGAGGAGTCGGGTAGTAGTAGGCCGAACATGAGTGAGGTGGTGAAAGAGATAGAGAAGATCATGGGTCTTGCAGGGCTGAATCCAAGTAATGAATCTGCATCAACATCAGACAACTATGAAGGAACTAGTAAAGGATCCAAGGATCCTTATGCTATTGAGAGCCTGCTTTCATACAGTGGGTCAGAATCCAAATAG
- the LOC121757651 gene encoding uncharacterized protein LOC121757651: MCHLLERIEHKACWAVKEMNMQPQLCAEERKLQLQELEEIRLELYDAATWYKEKTKLWHDKNLRVKELQDKQRVLLFQSRLKLIPGKLKSKVRTIIALRVNGAVELHGSGPNSDPFLVNGHRVKPFRDNAEVRIVEEIPMRTPGVLA, from the coding sequence ATGTGCCACCTTCTTGAGCGTATTGAACACAAGGCTTGCTGGGCAGTCAAAGAAATGAACATGCAACCTCAACTTTGTGCTGAGGAAAGGAAACTCCAActgcaggagttggaagaaATCAGACTGGAATTGTACGATGCAGCCAcgtggtataaggaaaaaactaagttgtggcatgacaagaacctgcGGGTGAAGGAGTTGCAAGACAAACAAAGAGTTCTGTTGTTCCAATCAAGACTGAAATTGATACCTGGGAAGTTGAAATCGAAGGTGCGCACCATCATTGCCCTAAGAGTGAATGGAGCAGTGGAGCTTCACGGAAGTGGCCCAAACTCTGATCCTTTTCTGGTAAATGGTCACCGTGTGAAACCTTTTAGGGATAACGCGGAGGTGCgcatagtggaagaaattccaatGCGCACACCTGGTGTTCTCGCCTAA
- the LOC121757649 gene encoding probable F-box protein At4g22030 yields KSVTNPSVVAMLYAIMEAVADRIEMHKNIGDHRNEWNSLFLNSINALTLAAATMAGIASMSKGDATAVALSSTAMYVAATGMLSIVNKIQPPQLAVEQRNATRLFKQLHNQIQIILSIGNPNLIHVKEFMDKVLALDRAFPLPLLGAMLDKFPATVEPALWWPHNGRKQPKTSKGYNGWNGKLEEEMREIVNVIKRKDEEEYLNLGEKALKFNKVLAMSGHVLTGVVRRWLATKPYCGIPSTTTAAPCSRAY; encoded by the coding sequence aaatccgtcacaaatccgtcgGTCGTTGCGATGCTCTACGCCATTATGGAAGCGGTTGCAGATAGAATTGAAATGCACAAAAACATTGGAGATCATAGAAACGAATggaactctctctttctcaatTCGATCAACGCTCTCACTCTCGCTGCCGCCACCATGGCCGGCATCGCCTCCATGAGCAAGGGAGACGCCACCGCAGTGGCGTTGTCATCGACAGCGATGTACGTGGCAGCGACCGGGATGCTTTCCATCGTCAACAAAATCCAACCGCCGCAGCTAGCCGTAGAGCAGCGCAACGCAACGAGACTGTTCAAACAGCTTCACAATCAAATCCAAATCATTCTCTCAATTGGAAATCCAAATCTAATTCATGTGAAGGAATTCATGGACAAAGTGTTGGCGCTCGACAGGGCTTTTCCGCTGCCTCTCCTCGGCGCCATGCTCGATAAATTCCCGGCCACCGTGGAGCCCGCGTTGTGGTGGCCTCACAACGGAAGAAAGCAGCCTAAAACGAGCAAAGGCTACAACGGTTGGAATGGGAAATTGGAAGAGGAAATGAGAGAAATAGTAAATGTGATAAAGAGAAAAGACGAAGAAGAATACTTGAATTTGGGTGAAAAGGCACTCAAATTCAATAAGGTATTGGCGATGAGCGGTCATGTTTTGACGGGTGTGGTTCGCCGTTGGTTAGCCACGAAACCATACTGTGGAATTCCCTCAACCACAACGGCCGCACCGTGTTCTCGCGcgtattag
- the LOC121757650 gene encoding uncharacterized protein LOC121757650: MAGTENKVADDLSRITQGKDNEDIPDAFPEEHLYYAKGSSVLIKLEDVSPQLTQRPFLMKYGIPRAIISDQGTHFCNRAVEALMRKYRVNHCLSTPYHPQSNGEAEILNREIKSILEITVSPSRKDWSKRLDDAL, from the exons ATGGCAGGAACAGAGAATAAGGTGGCGGATGATTTGAGCAGAATAACTCAAGGGAAAGATAATGAGGATATTCCCGATGCTTTTCCAGAAGAACATTTGTACTATGCTAAGGGATCAAGTGTCTTGATCAAACTGGAAGACGTTTCGCCTCAACTGACCCAGAGGccttttttaatgaa GTATGGGATTCCTAGAGCCATAATCTCTGACCAAGGTACCCATTTCTGCAATCGCGCCGTAGAAGCGCTCATGAGGAAATACAGGGTTAACCACTGTTTGTCAACCCCATATCATCCGCAAAGTAATGGTGAGGCAGAGATTTTGAACAGAGAGATCAAGAGTATTCTAGAGATAACGGTGAGCCCTTCgaggaaggactggagcaagAGGTTAGACGATGCCTTGTGA